A stretch of the Erwinia sp. SLM-02 genome encodes the following:
- a CDS encoding cupin domain-containing protein: MKKNGDSVGFVLPDLGMRLRHARLAQEITLKQLALKVGCSESLLSKLENDVASPSLAMLHRLASALETNISDLMAESWVADSPVLKPAQRQRKRFVARNKKGGIELENLTHHHKGSLLQGNIHIIEPGVASDGQIEHHGEEMGYVLEGEIELALGEQAYTLTAGDSFYFPSNVPHGYRNSGKSVAKVLWVNTPVTF, translated from the coding sequence ATGAAAAAAAACGGCGATAGCGTTGGCTTTGTTTTACCTGATTTGGGCATGCGCCTGCGCCATGCGCGCCTGGCGCAGGAGATTACGCTGAAGCAGCTGGCGCTGAAGGTCGGCTGTTCGGAGAGTTTGCTCTCCAAGCTGGAAAATGACGTGGCCTCGCCTTCGCTGGCGATGCTGCACCGGCTGGCCAGCGCGCTGGAAACCAATATTTCTGACCTGATGGCTGAAAGCTGGGTGGCGGATTCCCCGGTGCTGAAGCCCGCTCAGCGACAGCGCAAACGCTTTGTTGCCCGCAACAAAAAGGGCGGCATTGAGCTGGAGAACCTGACCCATCACCACAAAGGTAGCCTGCTGCAGGGCAATATTCATATTATCGAACCGGGCGTGGCCAGCGACGGGCAGATTGAACACCACGGCGAAGAGATGGGCTACGTGCTGGAAGGCGAAATCGAACTGGCTTTAGGCGAGCAGGCCTACACCCTGACCGCCGGAGATTCGTTCTATTTCCCCAGCAACGTGCCGCACGGCTATCGCAACAGCGGGAAGTCGGTGGCGAAAGTGCTGTGGGTGAATACGCCGGTGACGTTCTGA
- a CDS encoding DUF1989 domain-containing protein translates to MSTHTYPSCCDKDNGSALGTNATIGEPISADGTPVIGELYTVPARCGRAVRLSKGQVIRIINTPGSQVCDTWLFNSADLSEFSSMEHTRAFINKIIPQPGDVLVTNQRRAIGTLLTDTSPGVHDTMIAACDLYRYSNMGITEYHDSCADNMRLALNAIGLRAREVPQPLNLWMNTPVNPDYTISWLPTVSKSGDYVEIRAELDCIVVMSACPQDIVPINGLNPQEVHFSVTE, encoded by the coding sequence ATGAGCACCCATACCTATCCTTCCTGCTGCGACAAAGATAACGGCAGCGCGCTGGGCACCAACGCCACCATCGGCGAGCCGATTTCCGCCGACGGCACGCCGGTTATCGGTGAGCTGTACACCGTTCCGGCCCGCTGCGGCCGCGCGGTGCGCCTGAGCAAGGGGCAGGTTATCCGCATCATCAACACCCCGGGCAGCCAGGTGTGCGATACCTGGCTGTTTAATAGCGCGGATTTAAGCGAGTTCTCCTCAATGGAGCACACCCGCGCCTTTATCAATAAAATCATCCCGCAGCCGGGCGACGTGCTGGTGACTAACCAGCGCCGCGCCATCGGCACCCTGCTGACCGATACCTCACCGGGCGTGCACGACACGATGATCGCCGCCTGCGATCTGTATCGTTACAGCAATATGGGCATCACCGAGTATCATGACAGCTGCGCGGATAACATGCGTCTGGCGCTGAACGCTATCGGACTGCGCGCGCGTGAAGTGCCGCAGCCGCTGAACCTGTGGATGAACACCCCGGTTAACCCGGATTACACCATCTCCTGGCTGCCAACGGTCAGCAAATCCGGCGATTACGTGGAGATCCGCGCCGAGCTGGACTGCATCGTGGTGATGTCGGCCTGCCCGCAGGATATCGTGCCAATCAACGGCCTGAACCCGCAGGAAGTTCATTTCAGCGTGACCGAATAA
- a CDS encoding M20 family metallo-hydrolase, with amino-acid sequence MPDAIALRAAEAISQQRLIGRLAQLARFGALENGGVDRQALSDAELDARAWLIDWACTLGCEVFTDACANLFIRRAGREDLPPVVTGSHIDTQPGGGNLDGCYGVIAGMECLSALAAAGIETLRPIEVAVWMNEEGSRFAPGAMGSSAFVQPERLADYLSHQDAQGTTLADALTRCHQRFPALPRRSAVPMAAFIELHIEQGPVLEQAGLPLAVVKGIQGVRWYQVTCHGQAAHAGTTPMADRQDAMTLARRIVSQLERRAEALPKDQLRLTFARWEVEPNAINTIAGRVTFTLDFRHADPEVLAEFDGWMQQIAADNVQVACVFNNPPVAFHPQLLAQQLACSDALNIKTATLTSGAFHDAMHLASHCPTSMFFVPSHKGISHNPAEYTDPQYLYLGAKALACCLTELANQPTGVTP; translated from the coding sequence ATGCCTGATGCCATCGCACTGCGCGCCGCCGAGGCCATCAGCCAGCAGCGGCTGATAGGCCGGCTGGCGCAGCTGGCCCGCTTCGGTGCGCTGGAGAACGGCGGCGTTGACCGTCAGGCGCTGTCGGACGCTGAGCTGGATGCCCGAGCCTGGCTGATTGACTGGGCCTGCACTCTCGGCTGCGAGGTATTTACCGATGCCTGCGCCAACCTGTTTATCCGCCGCGCGGGCCGCGAAGACCTGCCGCCGGTGGTTACCGGCAGCCATATTGATACCCAGCCCGGCGGCGGCAACCTCGACGGCTGCTACGGCGTAATAGCCGGGATGGAGTGCCTGAGCGCGCTGGCGGCAGCCGGGATTGAAACGCTGCGGCCGATTGAGGTCGCGGTGTGGATGAATGAAGAAGGCAGCCGCTTTGCGCCCGGCGCGATGGGATCCAGCGCCTTCGTTCAGCCGGAACGACTGGCGGATTACCTCAGCCATCAGGATGCGCAGGGCACCACGCTGGCCGACGCGCTGACCCGCTGCCATCAGCGTTTCCCCGCCCTGCCGCGCCGCAGCGCCGTACCAATGGCGGCGTTTATCGAACTGCATATTGAGCAGGGACCGGTGCTGGAGCAGGCCGGGCTGCCGCTTGCCGTGGTGAAGGGCATTCAGGGCGTGCGCTGGTATCAGGTGACCTGCCACGGCCAGGCGGCCCACGCCGGCACCACGCCGATGGCCGATCGCCAGGATGCCATGACCCTCGCCCGTCGTATCGTCAGCCAGCTGGAGCGGCGGGCAGAAGCGCTGCCGAAAGACCAGCTGCGGCTGACGTTCGCCCGCTGGGAGGTGGAGCCTAACGCGATCAATACCATCGCCGGACGGGTGACCTTCACCCTCGATTTCCGCCATGCCGACCCAGAGGTGCTGGCCGAGTTTGACGGCTGGATGCAGCAGATTGCCGCCGATAACGTGCAGGTGGCCTGCGTGTTCAACAATCCCCCGGTGGCGTTTCATCCACAGCTGCTGGCGCAGCAGCTCGCCTGCAGCGACGCACTGAATATTAAAACGGCCACGCTGACCTCCGGGGCATTTCACGATGCGATGCACCTGGCCAGCCACTGCCCGACCAGCATGTTTTTCGTTCCCAGCCATAAAGGCATCAGCCACAACCCGGCTGAATACACCGATCCTCAGTATCTGTACCTTGGCGCAAAAGCACTCGCCTGCTGCCTGACAGAACTGGCCAATCAACCGACAGGAGTTACCCCATGA
- a CDS encoding amino acid ABC transporter ATP-binding protein, whose amino-acid sequence MMSNGPILELRHVGKSFGSNRVLADINLAVNAGEIVTLIGPSGSGKTTALRCMNFLEAYDEGEILIKGQLLGYSGTGRELKHRDGAGLIAEVRRPLAMVFQQFNLWPHLTVLENVCAPLMLGKKLSRDDARKKATAALAQVGMLEKAQARPARLSGGQQQRVGIARALALEPELLLLDEPTSALDPERVEEVLDVIKALANNGMTMVMVTHEMSFAAKISSRVVFMADGSVIESGAPATLFRQPQTERLKSFLAPWFKRPLQLDDAEATHA is encoded by the coding sequence ATGATGAGTAACGGACCGATTTTAGAATTACGCCACGTCGGCAAATCGTTCGGCAGCAACCGGGTACTGGCGGACATCAATCTGGCGGTGAACGCCGGCGAGATCGTCACGCTGATTGGCCCTTCCGGCTCGGGCAAGACCACCGCGCTGCGCTGCATGAACTTTCTGGAAGCCTACGACGAAGGCGAAATCCTGATTAAAGGCCAGCTGCTGGGCTACAGCGGCACAGGCCGGGAGCTGAAACATCGCGACGGAGCCGGGCTGATTGCCGAAGTGCGACGCCCGCTGGCGATGGTGTTCCAGCAGTTCAATCTGTGGCCGCACCTGACGGTGCTGGAGAACGTCTGCGCGCCGCTGATGCTGGGCAAGAAGCTGTCGCGCGATGACGCCCGCAAAAAAGCGACGGCGGCGCTGGCCCAGGTCGGCATGCTGGAGAAAGCGCAGGCGCGTCCGGCACGCCTTTCCGGCGGCCAGCAGCAGCGGGTGGGTATTGCCCGCGCGCTGGCGCTGGAGCCGGAGCTGCTGCTGCTCGATGAACCGACCTCGGCGCTGGATCCGGAGCGCGTGGAGGAGGTGCTGGATGTGATTAAGGCGCTGGCGAACAACGGCATGACGATGGTGATGGTGACGCATGAGATGTCGTTCGCCGCCAAAATTTCCTCCCGCGTGGTGTTTATGGCCGACGGCTCGGTGATTGAGAGCGGCGCACCCGCCACGCTGTTCCGCCAGCCGCAGACCGAACGCCTGAAATCGTTCCTCGCGCCGTGGTTTAAGCGCCCGCTGCAGCTGGATGATGCGGAGGCCACCCATGCCTGA
- a CDS encoding amino acid ABC transporter permease: MNDFILYLPDFARALGVTLAISLSAALLGAGGGFILQAVGNLSRWLFWPWRAYVWLIRGTPYLAQLAVFYFGLPAVGITLSAVEATVISLAIYSSAYFGEIFRTAWHSIGRGQLEAAQVHDISAWQSFWHIQAPQALRFSLPLLGNQFILTIKESAVASIITVPELTMTTGQIVASTYTYIVPYTLLILSYWLLAQGVSVGVRLLGRQATEG, from the coding sequence ATGAACGATTTTATCCTTTACCTGCCGGACTTCGCCCGCGCGCTGGGCGTGACGCTGGCGATAAGCCTGAGTGCCGCACTGCTCGGGGCCGGCGGCGGCTTTATCCTGCAGGCGGTGGGCAACCTCAGCCGCTGGCTGTTCTGGCCGTGGCGCGCGTACGTCTGGCTGATCCGCGGTACGCCGTATCTGGCGCAGCTGGCGGTGTTCTATTTTGGCCTGCCCGCCGTGGGCATCACGCTGAGCGCCGTCGAGGCGACGGTGATTTCACTGGCGATCTACAGCTCGGCCTACTTTGGCGAGATCTTCCGCACCGCCTGGCACAGCATTGGCCGCGGCCAGCTGGAGGCGGCGCAGGTCCACGACATTTCCGCCTGGCAGAGCTTCTGGCATATCCAGGCCCCGCAGGCGCTGCGGTTCAGCCTGCCGCTGCTGGGCAACCAGTTCATTCTGACCATTAAAGAGAGCGCGGTGGCCTCGATTATTACCGTACCGGAGCTGACCATGACCACCGGGCAGATCGTTGCCAGCACCTATACCTACATCGTGCCTTACACCCTGCTGATCCTCAGCTACTGGCTGCTGGCGCAGGGTGTCAGCGTGGGCGTGCGGCTGCTCGGCCGTCAGGCAACAGAGGGATAA
- a CDS encoding amino acid ABC transporter permease, which yields MMGEFLPLLTSWLPMLFNGAVTTASLCIVAIVAGFAVGIVIYLMENGRSPVGRAFARLYISLFRGTPVLAQVLLCFYLPGELGLSLPGYMAAVLALTFNTAAYQSQILRSGFEAIPPGQLEAAAICGLSPRQTLWHIQIPQVLRLTLPSLISELIDVIKASAVVSVIAITDLMRVGQQLASATYRPLEVYIAIALSYLVLTSLLALLGSYVERRWNRENR from the coding sequence ATGATGGGCGAATTTCTTCCGCTGCTGACCTCGTGGCTGCCGATGCTGTTTAACGGCGCGGTGACCACGGCCTCGCTGTGCATCGTGGCGATCGTGGCCGGTTTTGCCGTCGGCATAGTGATTTATCTGATGGAAAACGGCCGTTCACCGGTCGGCAGAGCCTTCGCCCGTCTCTATATCAGTCTGTTTCGCGGCACGCCGGTGCTGGCGCAGGTTTTACTCTGCTTCTACCTGCCCGGCGAGCTGGGGCTGTCGCTGCCGGGCTATATGGCGGCGGTGCTGGCCCTGACGTTCAATACCGCCGCCTACCAGTCGCAGATTTTGCGCAGCGGCTTTGAGGCTATCCCGCCGGGGCAGCTGGAAGCCGCGGCGATCTGCGGGCTCAGCCCGCGCCAGACGCTGTGGCATATCCAGATCCCGCAGGTGCTGCGACTGACCCTGCCGTCGCTGATTTCAGAGCTGATCGACGTGATTAAGGCGTCGGCGGTGGTGTCGGTGATTGCGATTACCGACCTGATGCGGGTGGGGCAGCAGCTGGCGTCCGCTACCTACCGCCCGTTAGAAGTGTATATCGCAATCGCCCTCTCCTATCTGGTGCTGACCAGCCTGCTGGCGCTGCTGGGGAGCTATGTTGAACGGCGCTGGAACCGGGAGAACCGATGA
- a CDS encoding transporter substrate-binding domain-containing protein encodes MKLKTTRSLCWAMLCSGLFSAAAHSADLLDRIKADKAITIATEARYAPFESVENGKIVGYDVDLMNHILQKSLPGVAVKQLDLPFQGILPGLDAKKFDFVITAVTVNKQRMDHFAFTVPIAESTVALLKRDSDGSIASLDDLSGKIVGSQAGSGQLQVLQEFNEKLKASGKPGIKEIKQYVSFDEAYADLANKRLDGVAQSLANLGPLIKARPGIFTTLKPMLGPTTYFGWVGRKDSDSASMVKLFSDGISEANRDGTMKALQQKWFGFVMDIPADKMPAPAL; translated from the coding sequence ATGAAACTTAAAACAACACGTTCTCTCTGCTGGGCCATGCTGTGTTCGGGACTCTTTTCTGCGGCGGCGCACAGCGCCGATCTGCTGGATCGCATTAAAGCCGACAAGGCGATCACCATCGCCACGGAGGCGCGCTACGCCCCGTTTGAGTCGGTTGAGAATGGCAAGATCGTCGGCTACGACGTGGACCTGATGAACCACATTCTGCAGAAAAGCCTGCCGGGCGTGGCGGTTAAACAGCTGGATCTGCCTTTCCAGGGCATCCTCCCCGGCCTTGATGCCAAAAAATTCGACTTCGTGATCACCGCCGTTACCGTCAACAAACAGCGGATGGATCACTTCGCTTTCACCGTGCCGATTGCTGAATCCACCGTTGCGCTGCTCAAGCGGGACAGCGACGGATCGATCGCCTCGCTGGACGATCTCAGCGGCAAAATCGTTGGATCGCAGGCCGGATCGGGCCAGCTACAGGTGCTGCAGGAGTTCAATGAAAAGCTGAAGGCCAGCGGCAAGCCGGGGATCAAAGAGATCAAACAGTACGTGTCGTTTGATGAAGCCTATGCCGACCTGGCGAACAAGCGCCTGGACGGCGTTGCCCAGTCGCTGGCGAACCTCGGCCCGCTAATCAAAGCCCGCCCGGGGATCTTTACCACCCTGAAACCGATGCTGGGCCCGACCACCTACTTCGGCTGGGTTGGCCGCAAGGATTCTGACAGCGCCAGCATGGTGAAACTGTTCAGCGACGGCATCAGTGAAGCCAACCGCGACGGCACCATGAAGGCACTGCAGCAGAAGTGGTTTGGCTTCGTGATGGACATTCCGGCGGACAAAATGCCGGCACCGGCGCTGTAA
- the fhuD gene encoding Fe(3+)-hydroxamate ABC transporter substrate-binding protein FhuD: MTLTSEQHARRRLLMLLACSPLFASPALRAAPADPHRVIALEWRPVELLLALGIMPLAVADLPNYRRWVVEPVLAPDVIDVGLRNEPNLELLQRLKPSLMLLSRGFGPNARRISTLSPQWTSQFSTAERGPLASTVADIRTLGSLLGREGEADRYLTAMDRRLDISAERLRGYRQEKLLMFSFLDSRRVMVFGKGSLFGDILNRLGLNSAWQGETNQWGSTIVGIERLAKMQGVRALCFLHGDDDPMRELAHARLWRSIPFVREEKLHLLPAVWFFGANYSALRFCQLLEQTLEARA; the protein is encoded by the coding sequence ATGACCTTAACCTCTGAACAGCACGCCCGTCGTCGCCTGCTGATGCTGCTGGCGTGTTCGCCGCTCTTCGCCTCGCCGGCACTCCGCGCGGCGCCTGCCGATCCCCACCGCGTTATCGCGCTGGAGTGGCGGCCGGTGGAGCTGCTGCTGGCGCTGGGGATCATGCCGCTGGCGGTTGCCGACCTGCCTAACTACCGTCGCTGGGTGGTGGAGCCGGTTCTGGCTCCTGATGTCATTGACGTCGGGCTGCGCAACGAGCCCAATCTGGAGCTGCTTCAGCGCCTTAAGCCGTCGTTGATGCTGTTATCGCGCGGCTTTGGCCCGAACGCCAGACGCATCAGCACGCTTTCCCCGCAGTGGACCAGCCAGTTCAGCACCGCAGAACGCGGGCCGCTGGCCAGCACCGTCGCCGATATTCGTACCCTGGGCAGCCTGCTCGGCAGAGAAGGCGAGGCCGATCGCTATCTGACCGCGATGGATCGGCGACTGGATATCAGCGCAGAACGGCTGCGGGGCTATCGACAGGAAAAGCTGCTGATGTTCAGCTTCCTCGACAGCCGGCGGGTGATGGTGTTCGGCAAAGGCAGCCTGTTCGGCGATATTCTTAACCGGCTGGGGCTGAACAGCGCCTGGCAGGGCGAAACCAACCAGTGGGGCAGCACCATCGTCGGGATTGAACGCCTGGCGAAGATGCAGGGCGTGCGGGCACTCTGCTTCCTGCACGGCGACGACGACCCGATGCGGGAGCTCGCCCACGCCCGGCTGTGGCGCAGCATTCCTTTTGTGCGGGAAGAGAAACTGCATCTGCTGCCGGCGGTGTGGTTCTTCGGCGCCAACTATTCGGCGCTGCGTTTCTGTCAGCTGCTGGAGCAGACGCTGGAGGCCAGGGCATGA
- the fhuB gene encoding Fe(3+)-hydroxamate ABC transporter permease FhuB: MSRSLWLVLPTLALALMAGNFMHQLDFRLWLQATVLPDESDVSQMLFHFSLLPRTALALLVGAGLGVAGILFQQILRNPLAEPSTLGVAAGAQLGLTLAILFAPGWGETGQQLAALAGGLTAGAVVLAIAWGRQLSPVTLILAGLVFGLYSGAVKSLLALFNHERLQNLFIWSSGMLNQYDWSAVQFLWPRMLAAVVLIGLMIRPLTLLGLDDSVVRNLGMRLALVRIGGLLLAVALSALTVASVGVIGFIGLFAPVLTRLLGVRRLGPRLCCSAALGAGLLLISDQAVMLLAHYWRELPTGAVTALIGAPLMLWMLPRLRHTKVSQSVAPATARERGTSRALPLLVASGLLLLIAAALFSGDGGQWLISDLSLLQWRWPRVLAAAAAGGMLAAAGMLIQRMTGNPMASPEVLGVSSGAACAIVLLMVIVPADVDAWLLPAGTAGAMLTLGLMVMLSRREGFSVTRLLLVGIALSTVYGTLLTLFLASGDPRSGVVLSWLAGSTYRVTGEQALGVSLLAVLLLALIPLLRRWLTVLPLGGVTASSVGVPMLRSRLLILLLSAGLIAAATLMIGPLSFVGLMAPHLARLMGWHRPLPQLAAAVTIGSGMMLLADLLGRVVIFPYQIPAGLLATFIGAPCFIWLLRQR; this comes from the coding sequence ATGAGCCGATCGTTATGGCTGGTTTTACCCACGTTAGCGCTGGCGCTGATGGCGGGCAACTTTATGCATCAGCTGGACTTCCGGCTGTGGCTTCAGGCGACTGTCCTGCCCGATGAAAGCGACGTCAGCCAGATGCTGTTTCACTTCAGCCTGCTGCCCCGCACGGCGCTGGCGCTGCTGGTGGGTGCCGGGCTGGGCGTGGCCGGGATCCTGTTTCAGCAGATCCTGCGTAACCCGCTGGCCGAACCGTCCACGCTCGGCGTGGCCGCCGGAGCCCAGCTTGGCCTGACGCTGGCGATCCTGTTTGCCCCCGGCTGGGGAGAGACGGGCCAGCAGCTGGCGGCGCTGGCCGGAGGCTTAACCGCCGGCGCAGTGGTGCTGGCCATCGCCTGGGGGCGGCAGCTCTCGCCGGTCACGCTGATCCTCGCCGGGCTGGTGTTCGGCCTTTACAGCGGGGCGGTCAAAAGCCTGCTGGCGCTGTTCAATCACGAACGGCTGCAGAACCTGTTTATCTGGAGCAGCGGCATGCTGAACCAGTATGACTGGAGCGCGGTGCAGTTCCTCTGGCCGCGCATGCTGGCGGCGGTTGTGCTGATTGGGCTGATGATCCGCCCGCTGACGCTGCTGGGCCTGGACGACAGCGTGGTGCGCAATCTCGGGATGCGGCTGGCGCTGGTGCGCATCGGCGGCCTGCTGCTGGCCGTGGCGCTCAGCGCACTAACCGTCGCCAGCGTGGGGGTGATTGGCTTTATCGGCCTGTTTGCGCCGGTGCTGACTCGATTGCTGGGCGTGCGGCGGCTTGGCCCCCGGCTGTGCTGCTCCGCAGCGCTGGGGGCGGGCCTGCTGTTAATCAGCGACCAGGCGGTGATGCTGCTGGCCCACTACTGGCGCGAGCTGCCGACGGGCGCGGTGACCGCGCTGATCGGTGCGCCGCTGATGCTGTGGATGCTGCCGCGCCTGCGCCATACCAAGGTGTCGCAGTCCGTTGCCCCGGCTACTGCACGTGAACGAGGAACCTCGCGCGCGCTCCCGCTGCTGGTGGCGAGTGGGCTGCTGCTGCTGATAGCCGCTGCGCTGTTCAGCGGCGACGGCGGCCAGTGGCTGATTTCCGACCTCTCGTTACTGCAGTGGCGCTGGCCGCGCGTGCTGGCGGCGGCGGCGGCAGGCGGGATGCTGGCCGCGGCGGGTATGCTGATACAGCGGATGACCGGTAACCCGATGGCCAGCCCGGAAGTGCTGGGCGTCAGCTCCGGCGCGGCCTGCGCCATTGTGCTGCTGATGGTTATCGTTCCTGCCGATGTGGATGCCTGGCTGCTGCCGGCGGGGACGGCGGGGGCGATGCTGACGCTGGGATTAATGGTGATGCTTTCCCGCCGGGAGGGGTTCTCCGTTACCCGGCTGCTGCTGGTGGGGATTGCACTGAGTACCGTTTACGGCACGCTGCTGACCCTGTTCCTCGCCAGCGGCGATCCGCGCAGCGGCGTGGTGCTGAGCTGGCTGGCGGGGTCGACCTATCGGGTGACCGGCGAGCAGGCGCTGGGCGTATCGCTGCTGGCCGTGCTGCTGCTGGCGCTGATCCCGCTGCTGCGCCGCTGGCTGACGGTGCTGCCGCTGGGCGGCGTCACCGCATCCAGCGTGGGCGTGCCGATGCTCAGGTCACGATTGCTGATCCTGCTGCTGTCGGCCGGACTGATCGCCGCGGCCACGCTGATGATTGGCCCGCTGAGCTTTGTTGGCTTAATGGCACCGCATCTGGCGCGCCTGATGGGCTGGCACCGGCCGTTACCGCAGCTGGCCGCGGCGGTCACCATCGGCAGCGGAATGATGCTGCTGGCGGATCTGCTGGGCAGGGTGGTGATTTTTCCCTATCAAATTCCGGCGGGTTTGCTGGCAACCTTTATCGGCGCACCCTGCTTTATCTGGTTGTTACGTCAGCGATAA
- a CDS encoding TonB-dependent receptor, giving the protein MFASQSPSGLFRLKLLALAVGAATLPAMASSNSSEQTLTVTATADPEFTPGGDRLVPAYLDGQVANGGRMGMLGEQDARNVPFNIVSYTSKLIQDQQAKTIKDVVANDASIQNVQGYGNFAETYRIRGFDLNGDDMTFGGLPGVMPRQVVSTQMVERVEVFKGANALMNGSASSGVGGMINLEPKHADDVPLTRVGVDYTGKNQLGASIDAGRRFGDNNQWGARVNLLDREGDTAVDNEKRRTTLASIGLDYRGDRLRTSLDMGYQKQAFHGGRLGVNVSGVDFIPEVPKATSNYSQDWVYSNLESEFGMARAEYDVAPDWTLYGALGGQHSHEYGAYGTPKISDANGNAVISRMDTNKFVDAFSGQFGLRGQFATGVVNHSVNLGYSAMNRREKTAYGMAKAADAVATNIYEPSAVNPPEMTSFGGDLDSPRPTSRVRSQGFLLSDTLGMFDDKLLLTLGARHQKVVVRNYSYGTAIEKDKERFTKNRWTPAYGIVFKPWEPISLYANHIESLSPGETAPSTASNTGTVSGISLAKQNEVGVKFDSGRVGGSLALFEIKKPKGLTNPETKYFSLSGEQRNRGVELNVFGEPVFGLRLNGSATWLDPKMTKTQNGTNDGKNAVGVAEFYTVLGAEYDIKPIDGLTATARLTHSGSQYADAANSKKLDAYTTLDLGARYRMKVQDNDLVWRVGVDNVTNKRYWSGVESGGTYIYQGTPRQLKVSMSYDF; this is encoded by the coding sequence ATGTTCGCTTCCCAATCCCCCTCTGGCCTATTTCGCCTTAAACTGCTGGCGCTGGCCGTCGGCGCTGCAACGCTGCCGGCCATGGCGTCCTCCAACAGCAGCGAGCAGACCCTGACGGTCACCGCGACCGCCGACCCTGAGTTCACCCCCGGCGGCGATCGGCTGGTTCCGGCCTACCTGGACGGTCAGGTGGCGAACGGTGGGCGGATGGGCATGCTGGGCGAACAGGACGCGCGGAACGTGCCGTTTAACATCGTCAGCTACACCTCAAAACTGATCCAGGATCAGCAGGCCAAAACCATCAAAGATGTTGTGGCTAACGATGCGTCGATCCAGAACGTGCAGGGCTACGGTAACTTCGCGGAGACCTACCGCATTCGCGGCTTCGATCTCAACGGCGATGACATGACCTTTGGCGGCCTGCCCGGCGTGATGCCGCGCCAGGTGGTCTCCACCCAGATGGTGGAGCGCGTGGAGGTGTTCAAAGGCGCCAATGCGCTGATGAATGGCAGTGCGTCCAGCGGCGTGGGCGGGATGATCAACCTTGAACCGAAACACGCGGACGATGTGCCTCTGACCCGCGTGGGCGTTGACTACACCGGAAAAAACCAGCTGGGAGCCAGCATCGATGCCGGTCGCCGCTTTGGCGACAACAACCAGTGGGGCGCGCGCGTCAACCTGCTGGATCGCGAAGGCGATACCGCGGTGGATAATGAAAAACGCCGCACCACGCTGGCCTCCATCGGGCTGGATTATCGCGGCGATCGGCTGCGCACCTCCCTCGATATGGGCTATCAGAAGCAGGCCTTCCACGGCGGCCGGCTGGGCGTGAACGTCAGCGGCGTGGATTTTATTCCTGAAGTGCCAAAAGCGACCAGCAACTACAGCCAGGACTGGGTGTACAGCAATCTGGAAAGCGAGTTCGGCATGGCGCGCGCGGAGTATGACGTTGCCCCGGACTGGACGCTGTACGGCGCGCTCGGCGGGCAGCACTCTCATGAATACGGTGCCTACGGCACGCCGAAAATCAGCGATGCGAACGGCAATGCGGTGATTAGCCGTATGGATACCAATAAATTTGTCGATGCCTTCAGCGGCCAGTTTGGTCTTCGCGGCCAGTTCGCCACCGGCGTGGTGAACCACAGCGTTAACCTCGGTTATTCGGCGATGAACCGCCGTGAGAAAACCGCCTACGGCATGGCGAAAGCGGCCGACGCCGTTGCGACCAACATCTATGAGCCATCCGCCGTTAACCCGCCGGAGATGACCTCATTCGGTGGCGATCTCGACTCTCCGCGCCCAACCAGCCGCGTGCGCAGCCAGGGCTTCCTGCTGTCGGACACGCTGGGAATGTTTGACGATAAACTGCTGCTTACCCTGGGGGCGCGACATCAGAAAGTGGTGGTGCGTAACTACAGCTACGGCACGGCAATTGAGAAGGACAAAGAGCGTTTCACCAAAAATCGCTGGACGCCGGCCTATGGCATCGTGTTCAAGCCCTGGGAGCCGATCTCACTCTATGCGAACCACATCGAGTCGCTGTCTCCGGGCGAGACGGCACCGTCAACGGCAAGCAACACGGGAACCGTCTCCGGGATCTCGCTGGCGAAGCAGAATGAAGTGGGCGTGAAGTTTGACTCCGGTCGGGTCGGCGGCTCGCTGGCGCTGTTCGAAATCAAAAAGCCGAAAGGACTGACCAACCCTGAAACCAAATACTTCTCGCTGAGCGGCGAGCAGCGCAACCGCGGCGTGGAGCTGAACGTCTTCGGCGAACCGGTATTTGGCCTGCGCCTGAACGGCAGCGCGACCTGGCTTGATCCGAAGATGACCAAAACCCAGAACGGCACCAACGACGGTAAGAACGCGGTGGGCGTAGCCGAGTTTTACACCGTGCTGGGCGCGGAGTACGACATCAAGCCGATCGATGGCCTGACCGCCACCGCGCGGCTGACCCACTCCGGATCGCAGTATGCGGATGCGGCAAACAGCAAAAAGCTGGATGCGTATACCACGCTGGATCTCGGTGCGCGCTACCGCATGAAGGTGCAGGACAACGATCTGGTCTGGCGCGTGGGCGTGGATAACGTCACCAATAAGCGCTACTGGTCCGGCGTGGAAAGCGGCGGCACCTACATTTACCAGGGCACGCCGCGACAGCTGAAGGTGTCGATGTCTTACGACTTCTGA